From a single Scomber japonicus isolate fScoJap1 chromosome 12, fScoJap1.pri, whole genome shotgun sequence genomic region:
- the gtpbp4 gene encoding nucleolar GTP-binding protein 1 translates to MALYNFKKIMVVPTAKDFIDITLSKTQRKTPTVVHKHYQIHRIRHFYMRKVKFTQQNYHDRLSQILTDFPKLDDIHPFYADLMNVLYDKDHYKLALGQINIAKNLIDNVSKDYVRLMKYGDSLYRCKQLKRAALGRMCTILKRQKSSLEYLEQVRQHLSRLPTIDPNTRTLLLCGYPNVGKSSFINKVTRADVDVQPYAFTTKSLFVGHMDYRYLRWQVVDTPGILDHPLEDRNTIEMQAITALAHLRAAVLYVMDTSEQCGHTLPEQLVLFNNIRPLFANKPLIVVANKCDVKKITELTEENQKIFADLTAEGIPVIETSTLTEEGVMQVKNEACDRLLSHRVDNKMKGKKVHDVLNRLHLAMPAKRDDKVRPPFIPEGALARKKAMEVDAPKRKTERDLEVELGDDYILDLQKYWDLMNEEEKNDKIPEVWQGHNIADYIDPDIMQKLEDLEKEEDLKERAGEYDSDDDSEDEEMQEIRVLAKQIREKKSLIVAQSKEKDIHGPRMPRTATKVERKKLEKQMGDLGLDMEDKDESHYAQQARRSRSVTKKRKREASAPPLSKTRSQSASRPPRDKSGLRDAKMAKKAKKMMKNSQRDMNRDGKKGEADRHVFDLKPKHLLAGKRKSGTNDRR, encoded by the exons ATGGCACTTTATAATTTTAAGAAGATTATGGTGGTTCCCACCGCCAAG GATTTCATCGACATCACTTTATCCAAAACCCAAAGGAAGACGCCAACGGTGGTCCACAAACACTACCAGATCCACCGTATCCGACACTTTTATATGCGAAAGGTGAAATTCACCCAGCAGAACTACCATGACCGACTCTCGCAGATCCTCACCGACTTCCCCAAACTGGAC GACATTCATCCGTTTTACGCCGACCTGATGAACGTCTTGTACGATAAAGATCATTATAAATTGGCTTTGGGGCAGATTAACATCGCCAAGAATCTGATTGACAA TGTTTCCAAAGACTACGTGCGTCTGATGAAGTACGGAGACTCTTTGTATCGGTGTAAACAGCTGAAGAGAGCCGCTCTGGGTCGGATGTGCACCATCCTGAAGCGTCAGAAGTCCAGTCTGGAGTATCTGGAACaag TCCGTCAGCATCTGTCTCGTTTGCCGACCATCGACCCGAACACCAGGACCCTGCTTCTGTGTGGTTACCCCAATGTGGGAAAATCCAGCTTCATTAACAAG GTGACCCGAGCAGATGTTGACGTGCAGCCGTACGCCTTCACCACCAAGTCTCTGTTTGTGGGTCACATGGACTACAGATACCTCCGCTGGCAG GTCGTGGACACTCCCGGTATCCTGGATCATCCTCTGGAGGACAGGAACACCATCGAGATGCAGGCCATCACTGCTCTGGCTCACCTGCGAGCGGCCGTCCTCTACGTCATGGACACATCGGAGCAGTGCGGTCACACTCTGCCGGAGCAGCTGGTGCTCTTCAACAACATCCGCCCGCTGTTCGCCAACAAG CCTCTCATCGTCGTTGCCAACAAATGCGACGTGAAGAagatcactgagctgacagAGGAGAACCAG AAAATCTTTGCCGACCTCACAGCCGAGGGAATCCCGGTTATTGAGACCAGCACCCTGACCGAGGAGGGAGTCATGCAGGTTAAAAACGAG GCCTGCGACCGACTCCTCTCCCATCGCGTCGACAACAAGATGAAGGGCAAGAAGGTCCACGACGTTCTGAACCGTCTCCACCTCGCCATGCCGGCCAAGAGAGACGACAAG GTCAGACCTCCGTTCATCCCAGAGGGAGCGTTGGCGCGTAAGAAGGCCATGGAGGTGGATGCACCCAAACGCAAGACG GAGAGAGATCTGGAGGTGGAGCTTGGAGACGATTATATTCTGGATCTGCAGA aaTACTGGGATCTGATGAACGAGGAGGAGAAGAACGATAAGATCCCTGAAGTCTGGCAGGGACACAACATCGCTGATTACATCGATCCTGACATCATGCAG AAACTGGAGGAtctggagaaggaggaggatctGAAGGAGCGAGCCGGAGAGTACGACTCTGATGACGACAGCGAGGACGAGGAGATGCAGGAGATCCGAGTCCTCGCCAAACAGATCCGAGAGAAGAAGTCGCTCATCGTCGCTCAGTCCAAGGAGAAGGACATCCACGGGCCGCGCATGCCGAGGACCGCTACCAAG GTTGAGAGGAAGAAGCTGGAGAAGCAGATGGGTGATCTTGGTCTGGATATGGAGGACAAGGACGAG AGTCACTACGCTCAGCAGGCCCGACGGTCTCGCAGCGTCACCAAGAAACGAAAGCGTGAAGCTTcggctcctcctctctccaaaACACGAAGCCAGAGCGCCTCCCGTCCTCCACGAGACAAGTCTGGACTCCGAGACGCAAAG ATGGCGAAGAAGgcgaagaagatgatgaagaactCCCAGAGAGACATGAACCGCGACGGCAAGAAGGGAGAAGCGGACAGACACGTGTTCGACCTCAAACCCAAACATCTTCTGGCCGGGAAGAGGAAGTCAGGAACCAACGACCGCAGATAA